From one Gracilibacillus salinarum genomic stretch:
- a CDS encoding AzlC family ABC transporter permease, producing the protein MTDRNHITAALRSAFPLTIPIMAGFIFLGIAYGIYMNSLGFHPIYPILMSLVIYSGSMEFLAATLLLATFNPLYALVLTIMVNARHIFYGISMLEKYKGMGKKKFYLIYGLSDEAFSINSTADIPRHIDRGWFMFFVTMLNHGYWVVGSIIGAYFGAFIPFNTEGLEFVLTALFVVILMDNWMKEKNHRSAGIGLCCSVICLVIFGGDLFIIPTMFAILAVLTILRKPHEKVEVSTV; encoded by the coding sequence GGCATTTCCGCTTACCATTCCCATTATGGCAGGCTTTATTTTTTTAGGAATTGCCTATGGAATCTATATGAACTCATTAGGCTTTCATCCTATATATCCGATCTTAATGAGTTTAGTGATTTATTCAGGATCGATGGAATTCTTGGCAGCTACATTATTATTAGCTACCTTTAATCCGCTATATGCGCTAGTTTTAACAATAATGGTTAATGCACGGCATATTTTTTATGGTATTTCGATGCTGGAGAAGTATAAAGGGATGGGCAAAAAGAAGTTTTACCTAATTTATGGTCTATCAGATGAGGCTTTTTCGATTAATAGCACGGCAGACATACCACGCCATATCGACAGAGGCTGGTTTATGTTCTTCGTGACCATGCTTAATCATGGTTATTGGGTAGTCGGTTCCATCATTGGGGCATATTTTGGAGCATTTATTCCATTTAATACAGAAGGACTTGAATTTGTATTGACTGCTTTGTTTGTCGTTATATTGATGGACAACTGGATGAAAGAGAAAAATCATCGGAGCGCAGGTATAGGCTTATGTTGTTCCGTTATCTGCCTTGTTATTTTCGGAGGAGATCTGTTTATTATACCAACTATGTTCGCTATTTTAGCAGTACTCACAATACTTAGAAAACCACATGAGAAAGTCGAGGTCAGTACCGTATGA
- a CDS encoding branched-chain amino acid transporter permease, whose amino-acid sequence MTMSVTQQVITIAMVVLGTMLTRFLPFILFPAGKTTPDYIRYLGRVLPTAVLGLLVIYCLKDVTFLSGTYGIPEMVGVASVVLIHFWKKNMLLSIASGTVVYMVMIQVVF is encoded by the coding sequence ATGACGATGAGTGTAACACAGCAGGTTATCACGATAGCGATGGTTGTACTAGGGACCATGCTGACCAGATTTCTGCCATTTATTCTATTTCCAGCCGGTAAAACCACGCCGGATTATATTCGCTACCTAGGAAGAGTGTTGCCAACAGCGGTACTGGGTCTTTTAGTGATCTATTGTCTGAAAGATGTAACGTTTCTGTCGGGAACTTATGGCATACCTGAAATGGTAGGTGTAGCATCCGTCGTCCTGATCCATTTCTGGAAGAAAAACATGCTGCTCTCCATTGCATCAGGAACGGTTGTGTATATGGTTATGATTCAAGTAGTGTTTTAA
- a CDS encoding PadR family transcriptional regulator, which yields MISSDVIRGYNDTIILYLLLEKESYGYEISKRIKELSDEKYIIKETTLYSAFNRLLKKGYIESFHKEQTFGKKRTYYKITEAGLQFYQEKCREWELTKDVINQFIKEDFR from the coding sequence TTGATTAGTAGTGATGTGATTCGTGGTTACAATGACACCATCATCCTTTATTTATTATTAGAGAAAGAATCGTACGGCTATGAGATTTCCAAAAGGATCAAGGAGCTGTCTGATGAAAAATATATTATTAAGGAAACCACGCTATACTCAGCTTTTAACCGACTGCTGAAGAAAGGTTATATTGAATCCTTTCATAAAGAGCAGACCTTCGGGAAAAAAAGAACCTATTATAAAATTACCGAAGCAGGTCTACAGTTCTACCAGGAAAAGTGTCGAGAGTGGGAATTGACGAAAGATGTGATTAATCAATTTATTAAGGAGGACTTTCGCTAA
- a CDS encoding permease prefix domain 1-containing protein produces METIISYLDNMFASLPKTLEMKQLRDELLANMEEKYHELKQEGKTENEAIGIVISEFGNIDEIIESYDISQENQTGPNRLLTETEVDDYLETNRLAGKWIGLGVLLCIVGSAIIVLFTALFESGYIERNIALTTGVILFTILVAIAVSLFIYGGLKLDKFKYINKQMDFEISRELQSKVEMMKNNQQSRFVAALICGVALIILSPAILIFMMAVNEQWIIFGVVIMLALIAIAIYLFVYFGMVHGSFTTLLERPMNREAAEKEERINGAIASIIMPLAVIFFLISGFVFELWHINWLVFPIAGLLVAIFNASYTLFSKKDA; encoded by the coding sequence ATGGAGACGATTATCAGTTATCTAGATAATATGTTTGCTTCCCTTCCTAAAACATTGGAGATGAAACAATTGCGGGATGAGCTTCTGGCCAATATGGAAGAGAAGTATCACGAATTAAAGCAGGAGGGAAAGACAGAGAATGAAGCGATTGGTATTGTCATTTCTGAGTTTGGTAATATCGATGAAATTATCGAATCTTATGATATTAGCCAGGAGAATCAAACAGGACCGAATCGGCTGCTGACAGAAACAGAGGTTGATGATTACCTTGAAACAAATAGATTAGCAGGTAAATGGATTGGGCTTGGTGTATTGCTTTGTATCGTAGGTTCAGCAATTATAGTCCTTTTTACTGCTTTATTTGAAAGCGGCTATATCGAAAGAAACATTGCGCTCACTACAGGTGTTATTCTATTTACGATACTCGTAGCCATTGCTGTCAGTCTGTTTATCTATGGTGGCTTGAAGCTTGATAAATTTAAATATATTAATAAGCAAATGGATTTTGAAATATCCAGGGAACTCCAATCTAAAGTAGAAATGATGAAAAACAATCAGCAATCAAGATTTGTCGCTGCTCTTATTTGTGGTGTTGCTCTCATCATCTTATCGCCTGCCATTCTTATTTTTATGATGGCTGTAAATGAACAATGGATTATCTTCGGTGTGGTCATTATGCTGGCATTGATCGCCATTGCCATTTATCTATTTGTTTATTTTGGTATGGTACATGGCAGTTTTACGACACTGCTGGAGCGCCCTATGAATAGAGAGGCTGCCGAAAAGGAAGAACGAATTAATGGAGCGATTGCATCCATTATTATGCCATTAGCTGTCATCTTTTTCTTGATTAGCGGTTTCGTCTTTGAGTTATGGCATATCAACTGGCTTGTGTTTCCAATTGCTGGATTGTTAGTTGCTATTTTCAATGCTTCCTATACGCTTTTTTCGAAAAAAGATGCTTAA
- a CDS encoding BCCT family transporter, with translation MDDYTRKKKGLDWIAFSISGGLLILFVIASLVDDKLVGQLINDSFSFTAKYFGAYWQVLLLVMFIVGLILAFSKYGRVRLGKIDRPEIGNFRWISMILCTLLASGGVFWAAAGPMYHYVTTPPLFSGVEKGTIEAAIPAMAQSYLHWGFSAWACLGTLTTIVLMYAHYHKGHPLKPRTFLYPMFGEKIFKNSFIGSTADIVSIVATAAGTIGPIGFLGLQVGYGLEAVFDIPNTFITQAIIIIFLAVIASISAATGVERGIQWLSRINVSMVVLLMVAMFILGPTLFIIDLFLGAEAFHLQNFLSMSLYRVDQAWLGSWTIFFWGWFIGYGPMMAMFISKISRGRTIRELIIAVAVIAPIVSNIWFTVVGGTGIFSELENPGSVSNALIESGMPATVMAIMNQIPLGTAFAIGFIIVSVVFVATTADSMSYTVAVTLSGTDEPNRLVRVFWALMFGVVGVSLLAIGEETVGMLQNFIVVTAAPVSLLLLPSLWDAPIIAKKLAKEQHIIKKK, from the coding sequence ATGGATGACTATACGAGGAAGAAGAAGGGTTTGGATTGGATTGCATTTAGCATAAGTGGAGGGCTGCTTATTCTATTTGTCATCGCTTCTCTTGTTGATGACAAATTAGTAGGACAGCTGATCAATGATTCATTCTCTTTTACAGCAAAGTACTTTGGAGCCTATTGGCAAGTATTATTGCTGGTCATGTTTATAGTTGGATTAATATTAGCATTTAGTAAGTATGGAAGAGTACGACTTGGTAAAATCGATCGACCGGAAATTGGCAATTTTCGCTGGATTTCCATGATTTTGTGTACACTTTTAGCTAGTGGGGGAGTCTTTTGGGCTGCGGCAGGTCCGATGTATCATTATGTGACAACACCTCCGCTATTTTCAGGTGTTGAAAAAGGAACGATCGAAGCCGCAATACCTGCAATGGCGCAGAGTTATCTGCACTGGGGCTTCTCTGCATGGGCATGTTTAGGTACGCTAACGACGATTGTGCTTATGTATGCTCATTATCATAAAGGTCACCCTCTAAAGCCACGAACTTTTTTATACCCAATGTTCGGTGAGAAAATATTTAAAAACAGTTTTATTGGCTCAACTGCTGACATTGTATCGATTGTAGCGACAGCAGCGGGAACAATCGGACCTATCGGCTTTTTAGGTCTTCAAGTTGGTTATGGGTTGGAAGCAGTATTTGACATTCCGAATACGTTCATTACCCAGGCAATTATCATTATCTTTTTAGCTGTGATTGCTTCGATTTCGGCAGCGACTGGAGTGGAACGTGGTATCCAATGGCTTAGCCGTATTAATGTCAGTATGGTGGTCTTGTTAATGGTTGCCATGTTTATTCTTGGACCAACGCTGTTTATTATAGATTTATTTCTAGGCGCTGAAGCCTTTCACTTACAAAACTTTTTGTCTATGAGTTTATATCGGGTAGACCAGGCTTGGCTAGGATCATGGACGATCTTTTTCTGGGGATGGTTTATTGGTTACGGCCCCATGATGGCAATGTTTATCAGTAAAATATCGAGAGGAAGAACCATACGGGAATTAATTATTGCTGTTGCCGTAATTGCGCCGATTGTTAGTAACATCTGGTTCACTGTTGTCGGTGGTACAGGTATTTTTTCTGAGCTGGAAAACCCAGGTTCTGTATCAAATGCACTTATTGAAAGTGGTATGCCTGCTACAGTGATGGCGATCATGAATCAAATCCCATTGGGTACCGCATTTGCGATTGGATTTATTATAGTATCAGTTGTATTCGTAGCTACCACGGCTGATTCCATGTCCTATACCGTTGCGGTGACGTTAAGTGGAACAGATGAACCTAACCGTCTTGTCCGTGTTTTTTGGGCACTTATGTTTGGAGTCGTCGGGGTGTCATTATTAGCGATCGGAGAAGAAACAGTCGGTATGCTGCAAAACTTTATTGTGGTAACAGCAGCACCAGTTTCATTACTCCTGCTGCCATCACTCTGGGATGCGCCAATCATAGCGAAAAAATTAGCGAAAGAACAACATATTATTAAGAAAAAATAA
- a CDS encoding response regulator transcription factor has product MEKIMIVEDDIKIAKYLSSYIEKYGYQVNIAEDFDNILTTFREVEPKLLLLDINLPSYDGYYWCRQIRKESICPVIFISARTGEMDQVMALDNGGDDFITKPFHPDIVMAKIRSQLRRAYGEYAAKVEERVLMQEGLCLYPERLELQYEDEVTPLTKKESDIIESLLERYPRVAGRQDLLEKIWDDQTYVDENTLNVNITRVRKKFEELGIKHAVETVRGAGYRLRITWKEGKA; this is encoded by the coding sequence ATGGAAAAAATTATGATTGTAGAAGATGATATCAAGATCGCAAAATATCTATCTTCATATATAGAAAAATACGGTTATCAAGTGAACATTGCGGAAGATTTTGATAATATCCTTACCACTTTTCGTGAAGTAGAGCCAAAGCTGTTGTTACTCGATATCAACCTGCCAAGTTATGACGGGTATTATTGGTGCCGGCAAATTAGAAAAGAATCAATTTGTCCCGTGATTTTTATCTCGGCACGAACAGGGGAGATGGATCAAGTAATGGCATTGGATAATGGTGGTGATGATTTTATCACTAAACCATTTCATCCTGATATCGTCATGGCAAAAATCAGAAGCCAGCTGCGCCGTGCTTATGGAGAATATGCGGCTAAGGTGGAGGAACGAGTGCTAATGCAAGAAGGATTGTGCTTATATCCGGAACGATTAGAGTTGCAATATGAAGATGAAGTGACGCCTTTAACGAAAAAAGAATCCGATATTATTGAAAGTCTGTTGGAGCGATATCCTCGTGTTGCTGGCCGGCAGGATCTGTTGGAGAAAATATGGGATGATCAAACCTATGTCGATGAAAATACCTTGAATGTCAATATAACGCGCGTTCGTAAGAAATTTGAAGAGCTAGGCATTAAACATGCTGTCGAAACGGTGAGGGGAGCTGGATATCGTCTGCGCATTACCTGGAAAGAGGGAAAAGCATGA
- a CDS encoding sensor histidine kinase — protein sequence MKLFLREHLAFILFQLGQSLFITLLFFLDGYRGVSVIMYAIFLSIVLMTAFLTYRYISRRNFYQRLQKPVATLDESLEAMEQAPVSEALGQLVTSQYCLYLEELQRSEETQEEHLLFMDRWVHQMKTPLSIIELTAQSLDEPESSSIREETDRMRTGLNTVLYMARLRTIAEDFQIKPVLLSKLVHEVNRENKRFYIRNEVYPQLKEELPEITVETDEKWLFFLLTQLVHNAVKYSAGQSKQLVISLYENKGEAVMEVKDFGVGIPVADQKRVFNKFYTGENGRKYRESTGMGLYLVKEVAERLEHRIELSSIVGEGTSVRIIFSNTQNLTQM from the coding sequence ATGAAATTATTTCTTCGTGAACATCTGGCTTTCATTTTGTTTCAGCTGGGACAGTCACTATTCATCACACTGCTCTTTTTCCTGGATGGTTATCGAGGTGTGAGCGTTATTATGTATGCTATATTTTTATCGATTGTATTAATGACAGCATTTCTCACTTATCGATACATTAGCAGAAGGAACTTTTATCAAAGATTGCAGAAGCCTGTTGCAACACTTGATGAATCGCTTGAGGCGATGGAACAAGCTCCAGTCTCTGAAGCGCTAGGCCAATTAGTGACATCGCAGTATTGTCTGTACCTGGAAGAACTGCAAAGATCAGAAGAGACACAAGAAGAGCATCTGTTATTTATGGATCGTTGGGTACATCAAATGAAGACGCCGCTGTCTATCATTGAATTAACAGCTCAGTCATTGGATGAGCCTGAATCATCCAGCATTCGTGAGGAAACCGATCGCATGCGTACTGGTCTGAATACCGTTCTTTATATGGCAAGACTGCGTACCATCGCAGAAGATTTTCAAATTAAGCCTGTTTTGTTATCCAAGCTGGTGCATGAAGTGAACCGTGAGAATAAGCGCTTTTATATCCGGAATGAAGTCTATCCACAATTAAAGGAAGAACTGCCAGAGATAACGGTGGAGACTGATGAAAAGTGGCTTTTCTTTCTATTAACTCAACTTGTACATAATGCGGTGAAATATTCTGCCGGACAATCCAAACAACTGGTGATTTCGTTATATGAGAATAAGGGTGAAGCTGTAATGGAAGTGAAAGATTTTGGAGTGGGTATCCCGGTTGCAGATCAGAAACGAGTGTTTAATAAGTTTTATACTGGAGAAAATGGACGGAAATATCGTGAATCGACAGGTATGGGGCTTTACTTGGTAAAAGAAGTGGCCGAAAGACTGGAGCATCGGATCGAATTGTCATCCATTGTTGGAGAAGGTACATCGGTACGAATCATTTTTTCCAACACACAAAACCTTACACAGATGTAA
- a CDS encoding ABC transporter ATP-binding protein, translated as MLKLTKVSKVYDGKVAYRALTDIDLEIEKGEFVAIMGPSGSGKTTLLNIISTNDSPTTGTVEIEEENPHNLKKNDLAKFRRNELGFIFQDFNLLHTLTVEENIVLPLTLDGTNVKEMKDKASKIAENLGISSIMSKRTSEISGGQAQRAAIARAMIHQPKLLLADEPTGNLDSKASKDVMKMLVSINEQEKASLLMVTHDPQAASYSDRVIFIRDGKLHSEIYRGESRQAFFQKIIDMLSLMGGDGNDFSSVRV; from the coding sequence ATGCTTAAACTTACAAAAGTAAGTAAGGTTTACGATGGTAAAGTAGCTTACCGTGCCCTTACTGATATTGATTTAGAAATTGAAAAAGGTGAATTTGTCGCGATTATGGGTCCATCCGGAAGTGGTAAAACGACCTTGCTAAATATTATCTCTACAAACGATTCACCGACTACAGGAACAGTAGAAATCGAGGAGGAAAATCCTCATAATCTGAAGAAAAATGATTTAGCTAAATTCCGTAGAAATGAATTAGGCTTTATTTTTCAGGATTTCAATTTATTGCATACATTGACCGTTGAAGAAAATATTGTACTGCCACTGACGTTAGATGGTACTAATGTTAAAGAGATGAAAGATAAGGCATCTAAAATTGCTGAAAATCTTGGTATTTCTTCAATCATGAGTAAACGGACATCCGAAATATCTGGTGGCCAGGCACAGCGAGCTGCTATTGCCCGGGCAATGATACATCAGCCTAAGTTACTGTTAGCAGATGAGCCAACAGGAAACCTGGATTCCAAAGCATCAAAAGATGTGATGAAGATGTTGGTATCGATCAATGAGCAGGAGAAAGCAAGCTTATTGATGGTGACACATGATCCGCAAGCGGCAAGCTATTCAGATCGAGTTATATTTATTCGAGATGGCAAGTTACATTCCGAAATTTACCGTGGGGAGAGCAGACAAGCATTTTTTCAGAAAATAATAGACATGCTTTCCTTGATGGGAGGCGATGGCAATGACTTTTCGTCAGTTCGCGTTTAA
- a CDS encoding ABC transporter permease — MTFRQFAFNNVLRNKRMYIAYFLSSMFTVMVFFTFAIFAFHPAFTGGSINQNALFGMAVSGGIIYVFSFFFVLYSMSSFLQSRKKEFGLLMMLGASDRQIRLMVFLENILIGFFATVGGILTGLLFAKVILLIAENVLIINESLYFYFPSLAIVVTFLSFILLFFCISVFVSFILRTNKLIDLIKGDKQSKGEPKASVFLSILAALLLIAGYGTALSVKGATVVFAMIPVILVVTLGTYLLFTQLSVFIIRLIKGNQLIFWRKTNMLLFSDLSFRMKDNARTFFLVAIISTVAFSAIGTLYGFQSYLTKGVKDANPYTIEYLPWADDSEEVIEKDIHTINAVLKEEDVEAKMESAELRYFETSEMSNGVLITRASDYNRFAALIGEKEVHPDENEAIVVEQSAAMLTQGPKASEKLMASSIQMDNGQEIQPEEVVHSEIFSELNGYYVVNDKAYNRLGSPLRTDLSIVWEAKEGQEDQILEAGRKLNEQLPHKAYANDYTLYQINKAYGPILFIGLFIGIVFFVSAGSFLYFRLFTDLDEEKRKFRAIAKIGLKESELKKVVNRQIALLFFSPIIIALVHGAVALTALSHLFDYNLAAESSLVLGSFAVIQIIYFWLVRYFYIKQVKGAIL; from the coding sequence ATGACTTTTCGTCAGTTCGCGTTTAATAATGTACTTCGTAATAAACGAATGTATATTGCTTACTTCCTAAGTAGTATGTTCACGGTGATGGTATTTTTCACTTTTGCCATATTCGCGTTTCATCCAGCGTTTACGGGTGGTTCGATCAATCAAAATGCTTTATTTGGCATGGCTGTTTCTGGTGGAATCATTTATGTGTTTTCTTTCTTTTTTGTCCTCTATTCAATGAGTTCTTTTTTACAATCCAGAAAGAAAGAATTTGGCTTATTAATGATGCTGGGAGCTTCCGACAGACAAATTCGACTAATGGTATTTTTGGAAAATATCTTAATAGGTTTTTTTGCGACAGTCGGAGGTATCTTGACTGGTTTACTATTTGCAAAAGTGATTTTATTAATTGCGGAGAATGTATTAATAATTAATGAATCCCTTTATTTTTATTTTCCTTCTCTGGCTATCGTAGTGACGTTTCTGAGCTTTATCTTATTATTTTTCTGTATATCGGTATTTGTTTCGTTTATTCTTCGTACAAATAAATTAATTGATTTAATTAAAGGAGATAAACAATCCAAGGGAGAACCGAAAGCTTCTGTGTTCCTGTCCATTCTAGCAGCATTGTTACTAATTGCTGGCTATGGCACTGCTCTTTCCGTAAAGGGTGCTACTGTTGTGTTTGCAATGATTCCTGTTATTTTAGTTGTCACACTTGGAACGTATCTTTTATTTACGCAATTAAGTGTTTTTATAATCCGTCTTATAAAAGGGAATCAACTTATTTTCTGGCGGAAAACAAATATGCTGTTATTCTCTGACTTGTCATTTCGGATGAAGGATAATGCAAGGACATTTTTCTTAGTGGCTATTATCTCAACGGTGGCTTTTAGTGCGATTGGTACGTTATATGGATTTCAATCCTATCTCACGAAAGGTGTAAAGGATGCTAATCCATATACCATAGAATATTTACCTTGGGCGGATGATAGTGAAGAAGTGATCGAGAAGGATATTCATACCATTAATGCTGTTCTGAAGGAAGAAGATGTAGAGGCTAAGATGGAATCAGCTGAGTTACGTTATTTTGAAACATCAGAAATGAGCAATGGCGTATTGATCACTCGTGCTTCTGACTATAATCGATTTGCTGCCTTAATTGGAGAGAAGGAAGTACATCCAGATGAAAACGAGGCAATTGTAGTGGAACAGAGTGCTGCGATGCTGACTCAAGGGCCGAAAGCAAGTGAAAAGCTGATGGCCTCTAGTATTCAAATGGATAATGGACAGGAAATCCAACCGGAAGAAGTAGTGCATTCAGAGATATTTTCTGAATTAAATGGTTACTATGTGGTAAATGACAAGGCGTACAACCGGCTAGGATCACCATTGAGAACCGACTTGAGTATTGTATGGGAAGCAAAAGAAGGACAAGAGGATCAAATACTCGAAGCAGGAAGAAAATTAAATGAACAATTGCCACATAAAGCATATGCCAATGATTATACGCTTTATCAAATTAATAAAGCATATGGGCCGATTTTATTTATTGGTTTGTTTATTGGAATTGTCTTTTTTGTTTCCGCCGGTAGCTTCCTTTACTTCCGTCTATTTACTGATTTAGATGAAGAAAAGCGCAAGTTCCGTGCTATTGCAAAGATTGGTTTGAAAGAATCTGAGTTAAAAAAAGTAGTGAACCGGCAGATTGCATTACTATTTTTCTCACCAATAATTATCGCTTTGGTTCACGGTGCTGTAGCACTAACCGCTTTATCTCATCTATTCGATTACAACTTAGCAGCAGAATCTTCGCTCGTGTTGGGAAGCTTCGCTGTCATTCAAATCATCTATTTTTGGCTAGTGCGATATTTCTATATCAAACAAGTGAAAGGTGCCATTTTATAA
- a CDS encoding 5'-nucleotidase C-terminal domain-containing protein, which produces MFSSRLTMFSLKLHVMVIAVIVLVFPVSTFAAEDDSDNYSITIMHMNDTHAHVEPLPKMLTAIKEVRAEIPEALLLHAGDVFSGTLYFNQFKGQADLALLNMMDFDAMVFGNHEFDLGSGENGHESLAEFVAAADFPLLGTNVDFSEDPFMNGYINQQKFVESPESGSVYDGIIKEVNGEKVGIFGLTTEDTANISSPVNVKFLNYINEAERAVAAFEEQGVNKIIAVNHLGYNSNPEMGNDLQLATAVDGIDIIVGGHSHTKLDEPAVVSTDENGEEKDPTVIVQAYQYAQMLGTLDVSFDENGAVVEYGGQLIDVNEKEADSEAAEVLASYKDEVDALANQETGATAVEAILNPRLSDSDVSVRANETALGNLITDAMLTKAQEKEPGVVIAMQNGGGIRAAIDQGPITVGEVIAVLPFGNDPVVAELTGAEIKKILEHSVRQAPEESGGFLQIAGMKFNYDSTNEPGSRIVKMEVKTGGEYQEIKADQTYLVTTNNFTGKGGDDFEVFAQAYNEGRVKDIGEIDWEQLRDYMVEDLNGEVAPETEGRITDLMGEDPDQPEDNGDEEEDSDEEDAGNDGNNDNTEDNANNENTNDENGETDNTGSETEENSQDNDDDTQQDPSEDNVTESDSDKDTEQESGERLPDTAANMYSFILLGGVLMMLGAVMFICRRIKNT; this is translated from the coding sequence ATGTTTAGCTCTAGACTGACCATGTTTTCTCTGAAGTTGCATGTGATGGTAATTGCCGTAATAGTGCTTGTGTTCCCTGTAAGTACGTTTGCTGCAGAGGATGACAGTGATAATTATTCGATAACGATTATGCATATGAACGACACCCATGCACATGTAGAACCATTACCGAAGATGTTAACAGCAATCAAGGAAGTGCGAGCAGAGATTCCTGAAGCATTGTTACTCCATGCCGGTGATGTTTTCTCAGGTACCTTATATTTTAACCAGTTTAAAGGACAAGCTGATTTGGCATTATTAAACATGATGGATTTCGATGCAATGGTTTTTGGTAATCATGAATTTGACCTTGGTTCTGGTGAGAATGGGCATGAGTCTTTAGCGGAATTTGTAGCAGCTGCTGATTTTCCTTTGCTTGGAACGAATGTTGATTTTTCTGAAGATCCATTTATGAACGGTTACATAAATCAGCAAAAATTTGTGGAATCACCAGAAAGTGGATCTGTGTACGATGGGATTATTAAAGAAGTAAACGGTGAAAAAGTAGGAATCTTCGGCTTAACGACGGAAGATACGGCAAATATATCGAGCCCGGTTAATGTGAAGTTCTTAAATTATATTAATGAAGCAGAGCGTGCGGTTGCTGCTTTTGAAGAGCAGGGTGTTAATAAAATTATTGCTGTCAATCATCTTGGCTATAACAGCAATCCCGAAATGGGTAATGATTTGCAGCTGGCAACTGCTGTTGATGGGATTGATATCATTGTAGGTGGACACTCTCATACGAAATTGGATGAACCAGCTGTTGTTTCGACAGATGAAAATGGGGAAGAGAAAGATCCAACTGTGATTGTTCAAGCGTACCAATATGCACAAATGCTCGGAACATTAGACGTTTCTTTTGATGAGAATGGAGCAGTTGTTGAATATGGCGGCCAATTAATTGATGTTAATGAGAAAGAAGCGGATTCTGAAGCAGCAGAGGTACTTGCCTCCTATAAGGACGAGGTTGATGCATTAGCCAATCAGGAGACCGGGGCTACAGCTGTAGAGGCCATCCTGAATCCGCGTCTAAGTGACAGTGATGTCAGCGTGCGTGCGAACGAAACAGCACTGGGGAATTTGATAACGGATGCCATGCTTACCAAAGCGCAGGAAAAAGAACCTGGAGTAGTGATTGCGATGCAAAACGGTGGCGGTATTCGTGCTGCTATTGATCAAGGTCCGATCACGGTTGGTGAGGTAATTGCAGTATTACCGTTCGGCAACGATCCAGTGGTTGCTGAGTTGACAGGCGCTGAAATTAAGAAAATTCTAGAGCACAGTGTTCGCCAGGCTCCTGAAGAAAGTGGCGGTTTCCTGCAAATTGCCGGTATGAAATTTAATTATGACAGTACCAACGAACCCGGGTCCCGGATTGTAAAGATGGAAGTGAAAACGGGTGGCGAGTACCAGGAAATCAAAGCTGATCAAACATATCTGGTAACAACGAATAATTTTACTGGTAAAGGCGGAGACGATTTTGAAGTGTTTGCCCAAGCTTACAATGAAGGGCGCGTCAAAGATATCGGCGAAATTGACTGGGAACAATTGCGCGATTATATGGTTGAAGACTTAAATGGTGAGGTTGCTCCAGAAACGGAAGGGCGGATAACGGATTTAATGGGAGAAGATCCTGATCAGCCTGAGGATAATGGGGATGAAGAAGAGGACTCAGACGAAGAAGATGCTGGTAATGATGGCAACAATGATAATACAGAAGATAATGCAAATAATGAGAACACGAATGATGAAAATGGAGAAACTGACAATACTGGTTCGGAAACAGAAGAGAACAGTCAAGATAACGACGATGATACACAACAAGATCCCTCTGAAGATAACGTTACGGAATCCGATTCAGATAAAGATACTGAACAGGAATCTGGTGAGCGACTGCCCGATACAGCTGCCAATATGTATTCGTTCATTTTGCTAGGTGGGGTTTTGATGATGCTTGGTGCAGTTATGTTCATCTGCAGAAGAATAAAAAATACTTAA